From one Bradyrhizobium sp. Ash2021 genomic stretch:
- a CDS encoding ABC transporter substrate-binding protein, which yields MLWQRIISVAVLAASIVIPGAVKADPAGKPVKIGVLNDQSGPYADITGQGSVVAAQMAIDDFGGKVLGQPIQLVFADHQNKPDVGVAIAGRWLDNEGVDAIVDLPNSGVMLAVQELVKNKSGIVLAAGGAAAKFNQSSCTPYSFQWVYDTYALANGTATALTKSGGKTWYFVQVDNAFGTAMAADMKSFIESAGGSVVGSVKHPLNTSDFSSFILQGQASKSDVLLMINAGADTINSLKQGADFNVVGGGQKLATSLFYLMDAKSLGLAAGQGLTITDGYYWALNDATRAFGDRFAKLHQGRKPTSVQIGVYSAVTHYLKAVAAAGSHDRAAIADKMRELPVNDVFVKDGKARKDGVMQHDIYLLQLKKPSEATGDPWDMFNVLRTIPAETAFRPIEKSECPLLKQ from the coding sequence ATGTTGTGGCAGCGCATCATTTCAGTCGCGGTCCTGGCTGCGTCGATCGTCATTCCGGGTGCGGTCAAGGCAGACCCAGCCGGCAAGCCGGTGAAAATCGGTGTTTTGAACGATCAGTCAGGCCCGTACGCTGACATCACCGGACAGGGATCGGTTGTTGCAGCGCAAATGGCGATCGACGACTTCGGTGGCAAAGTCCTCGGTCAACCGATCCAGCTCGTGTTCGCTGACCATCAGAACAAGCCCGATGTCGGCGTGGCGATCGCCGGCCGCTGGCTCGACAATGAAGGTGTCGACGCCATTGTTGATCTGCCGAATTCCGGCGTCATGCTGGCGGTTCAGGAACTGGTCAAGAACAAGTCCGGCATCGTGCTGGCCGCAGGCGGAGCGGCGGCAAAATTCAATCAGTCTTCCTGCACACCCTACAGCTTTCAATGGGTGTACGACACCTATGCGCTCGCCAATGGGACCGCGACGGCGCTAACGAAGTCTGGCGGCAAGACCTGGTACTTCGTGCAGGTCGACAATGCCTTCGGTACGGCCATGGCTGCCGACATGAAGAGCTTCATCGAGAGCGCGGGTGGAAGCGTCGTGGGGTCGGTGAAGCATCCGCTCAATACGTCGGACTTCAGCAGCTTCATTCTGCAGGGGCAGGCATCCAAGTCGGACGTACTTCTCATGATCAACGCCGGTGCCGACACGATCAATTCCCTGAAGCAGGGTGCCGACTTCAATGTCGTCGGCGGCGGACAGAAGCTCGCGACGTCGCTGTTCTATCTGATGGATGCGAAATCGCTTGGATTGGCGGCAGGTCAAGGTCTTACCATCACGGACGGCTATTACTGGGCGCTGAACGATGCCACCCGTGCGTTCGGAGACCGCTTTGCGAAACTGCATCAGGGACGCAAGCCGACGTCGGTCCAGATCGGCGTCTATTCCGCGGTCACGCACTACCTGAAGGCGGTCGCAGCCGCCGGCAGCCACGATCGGGCTGCGATCGCGGACAAGATGCGGGAACTGCCGGTCAACGATGTCTTCGTGAAGGACGGCAAGGCCCGGAAGGATGGTGTGATGCAGCACGACATCTACCTGCTGCAACTGAAGAAGCCGAGCGAGGCGACCGGAGATCCTTGGGATATGTTCAACGTGCTGCGCACGATCCCGGCCGAAACCGCTTTTCGTCCCATCGAAAAAAGCGAATGCCCTTTGCTGAAGCAATAG
- a CDS encoding TRAP transporter substrate-binding protein: MKRRELITGIGTAAAAGILSAPAIAQQQPELNWRIVSVAPKTQALFYNACVTFSKMVADLTDGKFKIQVFGPGEIVPALAIFDAVQNQTIEMGYTASYFSIGREPTFALGSSLPFGPNARLQHAWFRAGGLDLLNEFYKKQDTIMFPGGNTGAQMFGWFRKELKSKESLQGLKMRVGGLGGTILSRLGVVPQQLPTGDTYAALERGTIDAVEVTGPFDDERFGFQKVAPFYYYPSFSEGNVELGFFISLSKWNGLPKQYQSAIRAACSFAADEALAGYDGEQTEPLRRLLANGTQLRQVPSDITDAARVEALALYDELSAKSEDFKKIYTHYRDFTANAYQWWQVAEYGYDSMMLKSLRR, translated from the coding sequence ATGAAGCGTCGCGAACTCATCACGGGGATCGGAACGGCCGCTGCGGCCGGGATCCTCAGTGCGCCGGCCATTGCGCAGCAGCAGCCGGAACTCAACTGGCGCATCGTATCCGTGGCGCCGAAAACGCAGGCTCTTTTTTATAATGCCTGCGTGACCTTCTCGAAAATGGTCGCAGACCTCACCGATGGAAAATTCAAGATTCAAGTCTTCGGGCCGGGCGAAATCGTCCCTGCGCTCGCAATCTTCGACGCGGTCCAGAACCAGACTATCGAGATGGGGTACACGGCTTCGTATTTCTCGATCGGCAGAGAGCCGACGTTCGCTCTGGGCAGTTCGCTTCCCTTCGGTCCGAACGCGCGCCTGCAGCACGCCTGGTTCAGGGCCGGCGGCCTCGATCTCCTGAACGAGTTCTACAAGAAGCAGGACACGATCATGTTTCCGGGCGGTAATACCGGCGCCCAGATGTTCGGTTGGTTTCGCAAAGAACTGAAAAGCAAGGAAAGCCTGCAGGGACTGAAGATGCGCGTCGGAGGCCTGGGAGGCACGATTCTTTCTCGCCTGGGCGTCGTCCCGCAGCAACTCCCCACCGGCGACACCTACGCGGCGCTGGAACGGGGAACGATCGACGCCGTGGAAGTCACCGGTCCGTTCGACGACGAGCGCTTCGGATTTCAGAAGGTGGCACCGTTCTACTACTATCCGAGCTTCAGCGAGGGAAATGTCGAACTCGGCTTCTTCATTTCGCTGAGCAAGTGGAACGGTCTGCCAAAGCAATATCAGAGCGCCATAAGGGCGGCCTGCAGCTTCGCAGCCGACGAAGCGCTTGCCGGATATGACGGCGAGCAAACCGAGCCGCTCCGCCGGCTGCTCGCGAACGGCACCCAGCTCAGGCAGGTGCCGAGCGACATAACGGACGCGGCGAGAGTAGAAGCACTGGCGTTGTATGATGAACTTTCAGCCAAGAGCGAGGACTTCAAGAAAATCTACACGCACTATCGGGACTTTACCGCAAATGCCTATCAGTGGTGGCAGGTTGCGGAATATGGCTACGACAGCATGATGCTGAAATCGCTGAGGCGTTAG
- a CDS encoding ABC transporter permease: MSARPVLGISWHRIWAMVIKEFIQLTRDRGTFGMIVLMPLMQLLLFGYAINTTPRDLPTAVLLQENSDIGRRILKALENTRYFKVTRILHDDDEFDRVLASGQVLFAIEIPRDFERALRRGDRPAILVAADATDPVASGAALGALGGLVQNALVHERGLPESGTPLFEFRTHARYNPAANTALNIVPGLVGIILTMTMLIFTALSVTKEIERGTMENLLSMPITPIEVMLGKIAPYVMVGFIQATLVIGTGTLLFGVPILGSLWLLALLSTLFIATNLAVGYTFSTIAQTQLQAMQMAMTFLMPSMLLSGFMFPFAGMPAWAQWVGECLPLTHYLRIVRAIMLKGSTLLELKYDALALTGLMIVVMVIAVSRFRRTLD; encoded by the coding sequence ATGAGCGCGCGGCCGGTGCTGGGCATCAGTTGGCATCGCATCTGGGCGATGGTCATCAAGGAATTCATTCAGCTCACGAGAGACCGCGGCACGTTTGGCATGATCGTGCTGATGCCGCTGATGCAGCTCCTGCTGTTCGGGTACGCCATAAACACCACGCCGCGCGATTTGCCGACGGCCGTGCTTCTCCAGGAGAACAGCGACATCGGGCGACGGATCCTCAAGGCGCTGGAGAACACCCGGTATTTCAAGGTTACGCGCATCCTGCATGATGACGACGAATTCGACCGGGTGCTGGCTTCGGGACAGGTGCTGTTCGCCATCGAAATTCCGCGCGATTTCGAGCGCGCGCTGCGCAGGGGAGATAGGCCTGCGATCCTGGTCGCAGCCGACGCCACCGACCCCGTTGCTTCAGGCGCGGCCCTCGGCGCACTCGGCGGGCTGGTACAAAACGCGCTGGTGCACGAGAGAGGCTTGCCCGAGAGCGGCACGCCGCTGTTCGAATTCCGCACCCACGCGCGCTACAATCCGGCGGCGAACACCGCGCTCAATATCGTGCCGGGGCTGGTCGGCATCATCCTCACCATGACCATGCTGATCTTCACGGCACTGTCCGTCACCAAGGAGATCGAGCGCGGCACCATGGAAAACCTGCTGTCCATGCCGATCACCCCGATCGAGGTCATGCTGGGCAAGATCGCACCCTATGTCATGGTTGGCTTCATCCAGGCGACGCTCGTCATCGGCACCGGTACACTTCTGTTTGGCGTGCCTATTTTAGGCAGCCTGTGGCTGCTGGCGTTGCTGAGCACGTTGTTCATCGCGACCAATCTTGCGGTCGGCTACACCTTCTCGACGATCGCGCAGACGCAACTGCAGGCCATGCAGATGGCGATGACGTTTCTGATGCCGAGCATGCTGCTGTCGGGCTTCATGTTTCCGTTTGCGGGCATGCCGGCCTGGGCGCAGTGGGTCGGCGAATGCTTGCCGCTGACGCACTATCTGCGGATTGTGCGTGCAATCATGCTGAAGGGCTCGACGCTGCTCGAACTGAAATACGATGCGCTGGCGCTAACCGGGCTGATGATCGTCGTCATGGTGATCGCGGTGTCCCGCTTCCGCCGTACCCTCGACTAG
- a CDS encoding efflux RND transporter periplasmic adaptor subunit, with product MRLTCIVVLTAGLVLGACAKKGDAGFQGWVEADLIFVGPDEAGRLEWLKVREGDQVETGTPLFAVDPEMQQADVDMAQASLTNAKVTFDRATSLLKSSSGTQKAVDDAEAVIRTEMARVSAAETRLNRRKLVSTVNGSVQEIYFRPGEYVSAGRPVLSLLPPNNIKIRFFVPETLLPKVSLGQPVEIHCDGCKANVPARVTFISRTSEFTPPVIYSLEERSKLVYLVEARTGEPSELRVGQPVDVRFPERLR from the coding sequence ATGAGATTGACTTGCATTGTTGTTCTGACTGCAGGGTTGGTTCTTGGAGCATGCGCCAAAAAAGGTGACGCTGGTTTTCAGGGATGGGTTGAAGCCGATCTGATTTTCGTTGGTCCGGATGAGGCCGGGCGCCTCGAATGGCTCAAGGTGCGCGAGGGCGATCAGGTCGAGACCGGGACGCCTCTATTCGCGGTCGACCCGGAGATGCAGCAGGCCGATGTCGACATGGCTCAGGCCTCTTTGACGAACGCCAAGGTCACGTTCGATCGGGCCACGTCTTTGCTGAAGAGTTCGTCCGGCACCCAGAAGGCCGTCGACGACGCTGAAGCGGTCATCCGCACCGAAATGGCCCGCGTCAGTGCCGCCGAAACGCGCTTGAACCGCCGGAAGCTCGTTAGCACCGTCAACGGATCGGTCCAGGAAATCTATTTCAGGCCTGGCGAATACGTCTCCGCGGGCCGCCCGGTGCTCTCCCTGCTGCCGCCGAACAACATCAAGATCCGCTTCTTCGTGCCGGAGACCTTGCTGCCGAAGGTGTCGCTGGGTCAGCCAGTCGAGATCCACTGCGACGGCTGCAAGGCGAATGTGCCGGCTCGCGTGACCTTCATCTCGCGAACGTCGGAATTCACGCCGCCGGTGATCTACAGCCTCGAGGAGCGCTCAAAGCTGGTCTACCTGGTCGAGGCGCGCACCGGCGAACCGAGCGAGTTACGCGTTGGCCAGCCCGTCGACGTGCGTTTTCCGGAGCGGCTGCGATGA
- the dinB gene encoding DNA polymerase IV, protein MDAFYASVEQRDNPELRGKPVAVGGSRERGVVAAASYEARKFGVRSAMPSVTAKRQCPDLIFVKPRFEVYKAVSQQIREIFAEHTPIIEPLSLDEAYLDVTENLQNIPFARDVALAIRAKIKEVTGLNASAGISYNKFLAKLASDHRKPNGQYVITPEMGPAFVEAFPVGKFHGIGPATSAKMNSLGLHTGLDMRNQSLEFMQANFGKAGAYYYWISRGVDDREVRANRLRKSVGAENTFSTDLTESELMLAELQPLIDKVWRHCEEKGSRGRTVTLKVKFADFELISRSRTVAGAVSSYGELESLSAELLKALFPMEKAVRLLGVSISGFVSQRTEGQEQASLGF, encoded by the coding sequence ATGGATGCCTTCTACGCCTCTGTCGAGCAGCGCGACAATCCGGAGCTCCGCGGCAAGCCTGTCGCGGTCGGCGGATCCCGCGAACGCGGCGTCGTGGCAGCCGCCAGCTACGAAGCCCGCAAGTTCGGCGTCCGATCGGCGATGCCGTCGGTGACGGCGAAGCGGCAGTGTCCGGACCTGATCTTCGTGAAGCCCCGCTTCGAGGTCTACAAGGCGGTCTCGCAGCAGATCCGCGAGATCTTTGCGGAGCACACCCCGATCATCGAACCGCTGTCGCTTGACGAGGCCTACCTCGACGTCACGGAAAACCTGCAGAACATCCCGTTCGCGCGCGATGTTGCGCTCGCGATCCGTGCGAAAATCAAGGAGGTGACCGGCCTCAACGCATCGGCCGGCATCTCTTACAACAAGTTTCTGGCGAAGCTCGCCTCCGACCACCGCAAGCCGAACGGCCAGTACGTCATCACGCCCGAGATGGGACCGGCGTTCGTCGAAGCGTTTCCCGTCGGAAAATTTCACGGCATCGGTCCGGCGACCAGCGCGAAGATGAACTCGCTCGGACTCCATACCGGCCTCGACATGCGCAACCAGTCGCTTGAGTTCATGCAGGCGAACTTCGGCAAGGCCGGCGCTTACTATTACTGGATCTCGAGAGGCGTCGACGACCGCGAGGTTCGTGCCAATCGCCTCCGGAAATCCGTCGGCGCCGAGAACACTTTCTCGACCGACCTCACCGAATCCGAACTCATGCTGGCCGAACTCCAGCCTTTAATCGACAAGGTCTGGCGTCACTGCGAGGAGAAGGGATCGCGGGGTCGTACAGTGACGCTAAAGGTGAAGTTCGCGGATTTCGAACTGATCTCGCGCAGTCGAACGGTTGCTGGCGCTGTTAGCAGCTACGGCGAATTGGAATCGCTATCGGCCGAGTTGCTGAAAGCGCTTTTCCCCATGGAAAAGGCGGTTAGGCTATTGGGTGTGTCCATCTCAGGTTTTGTGAGCCAGCGTACGGAAGGCCAGGAACAAGCGTCTCTTGGATTTTAA
- a CDS encoding MarR family winged helix-turn-helix transcriptional regulator, whose product MGSEVADRKLRLVNVRKGTVEPKRLKKTTLKAGDTTQDVQRALELFLFAHLNLAADAEAELSSLGFHRTHHRILYLVAGHPGASVGDLIGTLRLTPQAVQSPMRQLNDKGYVEQRYSSVDRRKRRLFITPKGEALVARLSSRQHGRLEEAFDLAGATAVKGFLKVMESMLSDEDRDFVERSSV is encoded by the coding sequence ATGGGATCTGAAGTCGCCGATCGCAAACTCCGCCTGGTCAACGTGCGGAAAGGCACCGTCGAGCCAAAGCGTCTCAAGAAAACGACATTGAAGGCCGGCGACACCACCCAGGATGTCCAAAGGGCGCTGGAACTGTTTCTTTTTGCCCACCTCAATCTCGCGGCCGACGCCGAAGCGGAGCTGTCGTCCCTTGGGTTTCATCGAACCCATCACAGGATTTTGTATCTTGTGGCAGGACACCCTGGCGCAAGCGTGGGTGACCTCATCGGCACCCTCCGCCTGACACCCCAGGCCGTGCAGTCACCCATGAGACAATTGAATGACAAGGGTTATGTCGAACAACGATATTCGAGTGTGGATCGGCGGAAACGGCGTCTGTTCATCACGCCGAAAGGGGAGGCGCTCGTCGCTCGACTGTCCAGCCGCCAGCATGGCCGCCTCGAAGAAGCATTCGATCTAGCGGGTGCTACAGCCGTCAAAGGGTTTCTGAAGGTCATGGAGAGCATGTTGAGCGATGAGGATCGAGATTTTGTCGAACGCTCATCGGTCTAG
- a CDS encoding HXXEE domain-containing protein: protein MMDFVTRHTLDLLTGLAMLVAVFIAVRWSTMPVLQRLAALFFIGIVAHLWEEERFPGGFTQLMTDKVGFTATNPHFGEMVLAAGVLALTFVPLFLPRVPFLVMASLLLGILEAIAHTAAIWMFKLDKLYSPGLVTALFVLLPLSLYGISYAVRNSLMTRGKWALSFLYMFGSLLLAQQLAVRASGMPYSEFLRNIKSNFAG from the coding sequence ATGATGGACTTCGTCACCCGCCACACGCTTGACCTCCTAACCGGGCTCGCCATGCTGGTTGCGGTCTTCATCGCCGTGCGCTGGTCGACGATGCCGGTACTGCAACGCCTCGCCGCCCTCTTCTTCATTGGGATCGTCGCTCACTTATGGGAGGAGGAGCGGTTTCCCGGAGGCTTCACGCAGCTGATGACGGACAAGGTCGGCTTCACCGCAACCAATCCGCATTTCGGCGAAATGGTCCTAGCGGCAGGCGTTCTTGCGCTGACTTTTGTGCCGCTGTTTCTTCCTCGGGTTCCGTTCTTGGTGATGGCCTCGTTGCTTCTCGGAATTCTCGAGGCCATTGCTCACACCGCGGCAATCTGGATGTTCAAGCTGGACAAGCTCTATTCTCCGGGACTTGTGACTGCGTTGTTCGTGCTTCTGCCGCTGTCGCTCTACGGCATCAGCTATGCGGTCCGAAATAGCTTGATGACCCGGGGCAAGTGGGCGTTGTCGTTCCTTTACATGTTTGGATCGCTGTTGCTGGCGCAGCAACTCGCCGTGCGTGCCAGCGGCATGCCTTATTCCGAATTTCTGCGAAACATCAAGTCCAACTTTGCTGGCTAA
- a CDS encoding SOS response-associated peptidase family protein, whose translation MCNLYSITTNQAAIIALFRVVNRYVGNLAPMPGVFPDYQAPIVRAGEGRELATARWGMPSSQHALMEATKKRAAKLEAKGKPVDFKQLLRMEPDSGTTNIRNVKSKHWTRWLGPEHRCVVPFNSFSEFNKAEGGDIWFALDETRPLACFAGIWTNWTSVRKVKEGETTNDLYAFLTTEPNAEVGAIHPKAMPVILTTFDEVETWMTAPPDEALKLQRPLSDGSLRIVARGVKEDPAGQAA comes from the coding sequence GTGTGCAATCTCTATTCGATCACCACCAACCAAGCGGCGATCATCGCGCTGTTCCGCGTCGTGAACCGGTACGTTGGCAACCTCGCACCAATGCCGGGCGTGTTCCCCGACTATCAGGCGCCGATCGTGCGCGCCGGCGAGGGTCGCGAACTCGCCACCGCGCGGTGGGGAATGCCGTCGTCGCAGCATGCACTGATGGAAGCGACCAAGAAGCGCGCCGCGAAGCTAGAAGCGAAGGGCAAGCCGGTCGACTTCAAGCAACTGCTCCGGATGGAGCCGGATTCCGGAACCACCAACATCCGCAACGTGAAGTCCAAGCACTGGACGCGATGGCTAGGTCCGGAGCACCGCTGCGTGGTGCCGTTCAACTCGTTCAGTGAGTTCAACAAGGCCGAGGGCGGCGACATCTGGTTCGCGCTCGACGAGACGCGCCCTCTCGCCTGCTTCGCCGGCATCTGGACCAACTGGACGTCGGTGCGGAAGGTCAAGGAAGGCGAGACCACCAACGATCTCTACGCGTTCCTGACGACGGAGCCGAACGCCGAGGTCGGCGCCATCCATCCGAAAGCGATGCCGGTGATCCTGACGACATTCGACGAGGTCGAAACCTGGATGACGGCACCTCCGGACGAGGCGCTGAAGCTGCAGCGGCCGCTTTCGGACGGTTCGCTCCGGATCGTCGCCCGCGGCGTAAAGGAAGATCCGGCCGGACAGGCAGCGTGA
- a CDS encoding ABC transporter ATP-binding protein, with translation MTGASEIVIDVEGLTKKFGQRTVVRDLSMHVKRGAIYGFLGPNGSGKTTTIRMLCGLLTPDGGTGTCLGYDIRTEADKIKRRVGYMTQRFSLYQDLSVRENLEFVARLYEVADPRRAAREMIARLGLTGREEQLAGELSGGWKQRLALGACTLPGPDLLLLDEPTAGVDPKARRDFWNEIHALAAEGLTVLVSTHYMDEAERCHEIAYIAYGTLLTHGTVDEVVSHSGLTTFTVRGGDLLALSTALSGKPGVDSLAPFGESLHVSGRDAAALEAEIAPYRTSPYQWSPSKPSLEDVFIDLVGRAKDNFQ, from the coding sequence ATGACAGGTGCCTCCGAAATCGTCATCGACGTAGAGGGCCTGACCAAGAAATTCGGCCAACGCACCGTCGTCCGTGACCTGTCGATGCATGTCAAGCGCGGCGCCATTTACGGCTTTCTCGGCCCCAATGGCAGCGGCAAGACGACGACCATCCGCATGCTGTGCGGGCTGTTGACGCCGGACGGCGGCACCGGGACCTGCCTCGGCTACGACATCCGCACCGAAGCCGACAAGATCAAACGCCGGGTCGGCTACATGACCCAGCGCTTCTCGCTGTATCAGGACCTGTCGGTCCGGGAGAACCTGGAGTTCGTCGCCCGGCTCTATGAGGTTGCCGACCCGCGCCGTGCAGCCCGCGAGATGATTGCGCGGCTCGGCCTCACCGGCCGCGAGGAACAGCTGGCCGGCGAACTTTCCGGCGGCTGGAAGCAGCGCCTGGCGCTCGGCGCCTGCACGCTGCCCGGTCCGGACCTGCTGCTGCTGGATGAGCCGACCGCGGGCGTCGATCCGAAGGCACGGCGCGACTTCTGGAACGAGATCCACGCGCTCGCGGCGGAAGGGCTCACGGTGCTGGTCTCGACCCATTACATGGACGAAGCCGAGCGCTGCCATGAGATCGCCTACATCGCCTACGGCACGCTGCTGACCCATGGCACGGTGGACGAGGTGGTCAGCCATTCGGGGTTGACGACCTTCACCGTGAGGGGCGGAGATCTGCTGGCTCTATCTACTGCGTTGTCGGGCAAGCCGGGCGTCGATTCACTCGCACCATTCGGTGAAAGTCTCCATGTTTCGGGCCGTGATGCTGCGGCGCTGGAGGCGGAGATCGCGCCCTACCGGACGTCGCCATATCAATGGTCGCCCTCGAAGCCGTCGCTCGAGGACGTGTTCATCGATCTGGTGGGGCGTGCGAAGGATAATTTTCAATGA
- a CDS encoding fumarylacetoacetate hydrolase family protein, whose protein sequence is MQYSLATIRHNGVPTPVIEIANRYYALKQVAPDLLEHASRPGLMGLFDDWKRAEGRLAELSDQIAKSDVGLLSPQPGTDDFMTPLQFPSKLILGGANYYEHMIKEAKIPNFSKEDGTPVFFLKPPTTSLVGCGKAVRYPVQSSKLDWEIELAVVIGTTLRRASQQQASEAIAGYAVGIDLSARDWQMNPKHPWKFDLFTGKGFDDSCPLGPKLVPARFVDPTNLELQLSVNGVIKQHCNTGDMIWSVTELVSLLSEHVTLEPGDILLTGTPAGVGLASDTYLSTGDRIEAEIEGLGKLQVEIIPDVATSTTPRAG, encoded by the coding sequence ATGCAATATTCTCTGGCTACTATCCGACACAACGGCGTGCCTACGCCTGTCATCGAAATCGCGAACAGGTACTACGCCCTGAAGCAGGTCGCGCCTGATCTGCTCGAACATGCCAGCCGACCCGGGCTGATGGGACTGTTCGACGACTGGAAACGTGCTGAGGGGCGTCTCGCTGAACTGTCCGATCAGATCGCCAAATCCGATGTAGGGCTGTTGTCGCCGCAGCCAGGTACAGACGATTTTATGACTCCGCTGCAGTTTCCTTCCAAGCTGATCCTCGGAGGCGCAAATTACTACGAGCATATGATCAAGGAAGCCAAGATACCGAACTTCAGCAAGGAAGACGGCACGCCAGTGTTCTTTCTCAAACCGCCGACGACAAGTTTGGTCGGCTGCGGAAAAGCCGTTCGCTATCCGGTTCAGTCGAGCAAGCTCGACTGGGAAATCGAACTGGCTGTGGTCATTGGAACGACGCTTAGACGGGCGTCGCAACAACAGGCATCCGAAGCGATCGCGGGTTATGCGGTCGGTATCGACCTTTCCGCGCGCGACTGGCAGATGAACCCCAAACATCCCTGGAAGTTCGATCTCTTCACCGGGAAAGGGTTTGACGATAGCTGTCCGTTGGGACCTAAGCTCGTACCGGCGCGATTCGTCGATCCTACTAACCTTGAACTTCAACTATCGGTCAACGGCGTGATAAAGCAGCATTGCAATACTGGGGATATGATCTGGTCGGTAACGGAGTTGGTTTCTCTTCTCTCCGAACACGTCACGCTGGAGCCGGGAGATATCCTGCTCACGGGCACGCCCGCAGGCGTTGGCCTGGCTTCTGACACGTACCTGAGTACAGGAGACAGGATCGAGGCCGAGATTGAGGGTCTGGGCAAACTTCAAGTCGAGATCATACCCGATGTCGCAACGTCGACAACACCGCGCGCTGGATGA